The following coding sequences are from one Lysinibacillus sp. FSL W8-0992 window:
- a CDS encoding ABC transporter substrate-binding protein, whose translation MREYNKLKKFGSLLVASSLLAGVLAGCGAGDSNTSSGGGSSSGGGSKDGDTIKIGANLELSGNVASYGSSIGLGAELAVKEINDAGGIDGKKIELIKVDNKSENSEATAAAIKLATQDKVVAMLAPATSGNTVATVQIANDNKIPIVTGSGTAPNITVNDDGSINEYAFRTCFIDPFQGIVAANFASGELGAKNVAIFGDNASDYAKGLAKSFKDTISKSGGKVVKEEAYVAKDTDFRTQLTNIKSANPDFIFIPGYYEEVGLIVKQAREMGITVPLMGADGWDSPTLIDLAGADALNNTFITNHYSAEDPDQKIQDFVKSFKAANGDKAPDAFNALGYDSIYYIADAIKRAGSTDGEAIKNALAETKDLSLVTGTFSVDENHNPIKTATVLEFKDGKQVFNSKVNP comes from the coding sequence ATGAGAGAGTACAATAAGCTTAAAAAGTTCGGTTCACTTCTAGTAGCTTCTTCACTACTTGCAGGCGTACTTGCAGGTTGCGGCGCTGGAGACAGTAATACAAGTTCAGGTGGTGGCTCATCATCAGGTGGTGGCTCAAAAGATGGAGATACGATTAAAATCGGTGCAAACTTAGAGCTTTCAGGTAACGTAGCTTCATACGGTTCATCAATTGGCTTAGGTGCAGAATTAGCTGTTAAAGAAATCAATGATGCAGGCGGTATTGATGGCAAGAAGATTGAACTTATTAAAGTAGATAACAAATCAGAAAACTCAGAGGCAACTGCGGCAGCTATTAAACTAGCAACGCAAGATAAAGTAGTAGCGATGCTAGCTCCTGCAACTTCTGGTAATACTGTTGCAACAGTTCAAATCGCAAATGATAACAAAATTCCGATTGTTACTGGTTCAGGTACAGCTCCAAACATTACAGTAAATGACGATGGCAGCATTAATGAATATGCTTTCCGTACTTGTTTCATTGATCCATTCCAAGGGATTGTGGCTGCAAACTTTGCATCAGGTGAACTAGGTGCGAAAAACGTAGCTATCTTTGGAGATAATGCATCTGATTATGCAAAAGGTTTAGCAAAATCATTTAAAGATACAATCTCTAAAAGCGGTGGGAAAGTTGTAAAAGAGGAAGCTTATGTAGCGAAGGATACAGACTTCCGTACACAATTAACGAATATTAAATCAGCGAATCCAGACTTCATCTTTATTCCTGGATACTATGAAGAAGTTGGTCTGATTGTAAAACAGGCGCGTGAAATGGGTATTACAGTTCCACTTATGGGAGCAGACGGTTGGGATTCTCCAACTTTAATTGATTTAGCTGGAGCAGATGCACTGAATAATACGTTCATTACAAACCACTACTCTGCAGAAGACCCAGATCAAAAAATTCAAGACTTTGTAAAATCATTTAAAGCAGCGAATGGCGATAAAGCACCGGATGCATTTAACGCACTTGGCTATGATTCAATTTACTACATTGCAGATGCTATCAAACGTGCAGGCTCTACTGACGGCGAAGCAATTAAAAATGCATTAGCTGAAACAAAAGATCTTTCTTTAGTAACAGGTACTTTCTCAGTTGACGAAAACCATAACCCAATTAAAACAGCAACGGTTCTTGAATTTAAAGACGGTAAACAAGTGTTCAACTCTAAAGTAAATCCTTAA
- a CDS encoding branched-chain amino acid ABC transporter permease produces the protein MEWIQQLVNGVSLGSIYALIALGYTMVYGIIKLINFAHGDVFMIGAFIGFYAIAKWELGFLPALLLAMAVCAIFGVLIERIAYKRLRNATRIAALITAIGVSLLIEYTTIFFRGAQPAAYPEVIKNRTFDVFGVQISSTSILILSVAIVLMILLQFIVHKTKIGKAMRAVSHDADAARLMGINVDNTISATFAIGSALAGAAGVIFGVYYTKIDPLMGVIPGVKAFIAAVLGGIGIIPGAMVGGMLLGVVESMVSALGFSLWRDAAAFVILILILIFRPSGIFGKNAREKV, from the coding sequence ATGGAATGGATACAGCAACTTGTGAATGGTGTTTCACTAGGTAGTATCTACGCGTTAATAGCGTTAGGGTATACGATGGTATACGGTATTATTAAGCTTATTAACTTTGCCCACGGTGATGTTTTCATGATTGGGGCATTTATTGGCTTTTACGCAATTGCTAAATGGGAGCTGGGCTTCTTACCAGCATTATTATTAGCAATGGCAGTTTGTGCAATCTTCGGTGTGTTAATCGAACGAATTGCATATAAGCGATTACGAAATGCAACGCGTATTGCGGCTTTAATTACAGCAATCGGTGTGTCGCTATTAATCGAATATACGACAATTTTCTTCAGAGGAGCTCAGCCAGCAGCATACCCTGAAGTTATTAAAAATAGAACATTCGATGTGTTCGGTGTTCAAATAAGCAGTACGTCTATTTTAATTTTATCTGTCGCTATCGTACTGATGATTCTATTACAATTCATCGTACATAAAACTAAAATTGGGAAGGCGATGCGTGCAGTTTCACATGATGCAGATGCAGCACGCCTAATGGGCATTAACGTAGATAATACAATTTCAGCAACATTTGCAATAGGTTCTGCTTTAGCCGGTGCTGCGGGTGTTATCTTCGGTGTGTATTATACGAAAATTGACCCGTTAATGGGTGTTATTCCAGGGGTTAAAGCGTTCATCGCTGCGGTTCTTGGTGGTATTGGTATTATTCCAGGTGCAATGGTTGGCGGTATGCTACTAGGTGTCGTGGAATCAATGGTAAGTGCACTCGGATTCTCTTTATGGCGCGATGCAGCGGCATTTGTCATTTTAATTTTAATTTTGATTTTCAGACCATCGGGTATCTTTGGTAAAAACGCCCGCGAGAAAGTGTAG
- a CDS encoding branched-chain amino acid ABC transporter permease — protein MKKSKVFWGYAVLALVIYVVIQALITTEIIDLYYKNMLITMCINIMLAVSLHIVIGVTGQFSIGHAGFLAVGAYISAIITTKLMLPFPLAILLGALAAAVAGLIVGIPTLRLKGDYLAIATLGFAEIIRIVFLNTDYVGGAAGMQVKYLSNWTYAFIGVVLTILVISNFTNSRHGRACISIREDEIAADAMGINTTYYKVVAFAIGSFFAGLAGAIFAHNFYIIQPTTFGFLKSFDILIYVVLGGLGSLSGSVIAAVFLTLISTYLANFPETRMIIYSLVLIIVMLYRPTGLMGTKEITHLFKFGKKGGTK, from the coding sequence ATGAAGAAGTCTAAAGTTTTCTGGGGCTACGCCGTATTAGCGCTAGTCATCTATGTAGTTATTCAGGCACTTATTACAACAGAAATAATTGACTTGTATTACAAAAATATGTTAATCACAATGTGTATTAACATCATGCTAGCTGTCAGCTTGCACATCGTTATCGGGGTTACTGGCCAATTCTCTATTGGGCATGCTGGTTTCCTTGCAGTTGGTGCTTATATTTCAGCTATTATTACAACAAAACTAATGCTTCCGTTCCCGTTAGCCATTTTATTAGGAGCGCTTGCAGCAGCAGTAGCTGGTTTGATCGTAGGTATTCCAACGCTACGATTAAAAGGGGATTATTTAGCCATTGCAACACTTGGTTTTGCTGAGATTATTCGTATTGTCTTTTTAAATACGGATTATGTTGGTGGGGCAGCAGGGATGCAGGTTAAATATTTATCGAACTGGACATATGCATTCATTGGTGTTGTATTAACTATTTTAGTGATTTCTAACTTTACAAATTCTCGTCATGGACGTGCTTGTATTTCCATTCGAGAAGATGAAATTGCTGCGGATGCGATGGGTATTAATACAACTTACTATAAAGTTGTAGCATTCGCGATTGGATCTTTCTTTGCTGGTCTTGCAGGGGCCATTTTTGCACATAACTTCTACATTATTCAGCCAACAACATTTGGTTTCTTAAAATCATTTGATATTTTAATATACGTCGTTCTTGGTGGGCTAGGAAGTCTTTCAGGTTCTGTTATCGCCGCAGTATTTTTAACGTTGATATCAACATACCTAGCGAACTTCCCAGAAACACGAATGATTATTTACAGCTTAGTATTAATCATTGTAATGCTATATCGTCCGACTGGTTTAATGGGTACAAAAGAAATTACGCACTTATTTAAGTTTGGTAAAAAAGGAGGTACAAAATAA
- a CDS encoding ABC transporter ATP-binding protein: protein MTGNLLIKVENMGIQFGGLKAVQGVNMYLNQGELVGLIGPNGAGKTTSFNMLTGVYTPTEGTITFDGLKINGLAPYQVTQKGISRTFQNIRLFKELSVLDNVKVANHSLAKHSMWSSIFRLPSHFKGEEAMEQQSTEFLKIFGLDIYKNELAKNLPYGMQRRLEIARALAANPKLLLLDEPAAGMNPQETHDLMELIAFIRKEFGLTILLIEHDMSLVMGICERIYVLDHGQLIADGTPEEIRNNPKVIEAYLGEEVIS, encoded by the coding sequence ATGACTGGAAACCTTCTAATCAAAGTAGAAAATATGGGCATTCAATTCGGTGGTTTAAAGGCGGTACAGGGCGTTAATATGTACCTAAATCAAGGTGAATTAGTCGGTCTAATCGGACCAAATGGTGCAGGTAAAACAACAAGCTTTAACATGCTAACTGGGGTGTATACACCGACTGAAGGAACAATTACTTTTGACGGTTTAAAGATCAATGGCCTTGCACCATATCAAGTAACGCAAAAAGGCATTAGCCGTACGTTCCAAAATATCCGTCTATTTAAAGAATTATCTGTTTTGGATAATGTAAAAGTAGCGAACCATTCACTCGCTAAACATTCAATGTGGTCATCCATTTTCCGTTTACCTAGTCACTTTAAAGGTGAAGAAGCAATGGAACAGCAATCAACAGAATTTTTAAAAATATTCGGCTTAGATATTTATAAGAACGAACTTGCAAAAAATTTACCTTACGGAATGCAACGCCGTCTGGAAATAGCGCGTGCATTAGCTGCCAATCCAAAGCTCTTATTACTGGATGAGCCAGCAGCAGGGATGAACCCACAAGAAACACATGACTTAATGGAGTTAATAGCGTTTATTCGTAAAGAGTTTGGTTTAACGATTCTGCTAATTGAGCACGATATGAGCTTAGTAATGGGAATTTGTGAACGTATTTACGTACTGGATCACGGGCAATTAATCGCTGATGGGACACCAGAGGAAATTCGCAACAATCCAAAGGTAATTGAAGCTTACCTTGGTGAGGAGGTTATCAGCTAA
- a CDS encoding ABC transporter ATP-binding protein yields the protein MLKVQNIDVFYGNIQALKGVSLEVNEGEIVTLIGANGAGKSTLLKTLSGLQKPKGGIIEYEGFSIAGKAAQTIVKSGISHVPEGRRVFANMSVEENLELGAYLRNDKAGIKKDMDHVFELFPRLLERRKQQSGTLSGGEQQMLAMGRALMAKPKLLLMDEPSMGLAPLMVKNIFNIIEKVNKEGTTVLLVEQNANMALSVADRAYVLETGRIVLSGTAKELQESEQVKAAYLGGL from the coding sequence ATGCTAAAAGTACAAAATATTGATGTATTCTATGGGAATATTCAAGCATTAAAAGGCGTCTCTTTAGAAGTAAACGAGGGAGAAATTGTTACATTAATCGGTGCAAATGGTGCTGGTAAAAGTACATTATTAAAAACCTTGTCAGGCTTGCAAAAACCTAAAGGGGGCATTATCGAATATGAAGGCTTCTCGATTGCAGGTAAGGCTGCGCAAACAATCGTAAAATCAGGTATTTCACATGTTCCTGAAGGTCGCCGTGTATTCGCTAATATGTCAGTAGAGGAAAACCTAGAGCTCGGAGCATATCTTCGTAATGATAAGGCGGGCATAAAGAAAGATATGGATCATGTCTTTGAGTTATTCCCTCGTCTACTGGAGCGTCGTAAACAACAGTCTGGAACATTATCTGGTGGTGAGCAGCAAATGCTTGCAATGGGGCGTGCATTAATGGCAAAACCAAAGCTATTATTAATGGATGAACCATCAATGGGGCTTGCACCACTTATGGTAAAAAATATCTTCAATATTATTGAAAAGGTCAATAAAGAAGGTACAACCGTATTGCTAGTAGAGCAAAATGCCAATATGGCATTATCAGTAGCCGACCGCGCATATGTACTTGAAACAGGACGTATTGTGTTATCGGGAACTGCAAAAGAACTGCAAGAGAGTGAACAAGTAAAAGCAGCTTATTTAGGCGGCTTGTAA
- a CDS encoding cupin domain-containing protein, with product MQYSAQYFIEKLALDQHPEGGYYISSFRSTEEIAVRDVTRPIYTSIYFLLQSQDISHLHRLKSDELWYYHAGSPLTVHMIYPDGTYEGKKLGLNLEAGEVPQVAVPKGTIFGSSVDDVNTFSLVGCMVAPGFDFEDFELFTQGELLADYPQHETVIRKMAYETIE from the coding sequence ATGCAATATTCTGCACAATATTTTATTGAAAAATTAGCGTTAGATCAACATCCCGAGGGAGGATACTATATTTCTTCGTTTCGATCAACAGAGGAGATAGCTGTAAGAGATGTAACAAGACCAATTTATACAAGCATTTATTTTTTATTACAATCTCAGGATATTTCCCATTTGCATCGTTTAAAATCAGATGAACTTTGGTATTATCATGCTGGTAGCCCATTAACTGTGCATATGATTTACCCTGATGGTACATATGAGGGGAAAAAGTTAGGGTTAAATTTAGAAGCGGGTGAGGTTCCTCAAGTGGCAGTGCCAAAAGGTACGATTTTTGGATCTTCCGTTGATGATGTAAATACATTTAGTTTAGTAGGCTGTATGGTAGCACCAGGGTTTGATTTTGAGGACTTTGAGCTATTTACACAAGGTGAACTTTTAGCTGATTATCCGCAACATGAGACAGTTATTCGTAAAATGGCATACGAAACGATTGAATAG
- a CDS encoding DUF6904 family protein, translating to MLSIQSTEQLTGVRISGDFWDLDALIHAIYKVTGDENKYYDYQGARLRILGLCHNLRQAMQGEHQLEFVSNGLNKSILSRHEIIFPNKNVYYGAEVLWPELLFTAIALNDFIRLHQELIDSSAWNGQVATIRKFQAAVADCLEQELTEEQYLVFLRMLHTKSPLTFRYATQYVDVLNLEYIQLHTQARKAQLASFALRLMLEDEEYTALKSKLIEVASTTKKALHEIPINANYPEKILW from the coding sequence ATGCTTTCCATTCAAAGTACTGAACAGCTTACAGGTGTACGGATAAGCGGTGATTTTTGGGATTTAGATGCACTCATTCACGCCATTTATAAAGTAACTGGAGATGAAAACAAATATTATGATTACCAAGGTGCACGTCTTCGCATCCTCGGTCTTTGTCATAATCTCCGTCAAGCAATGCAGGGTGAGCATCAGCTAGAATTTGTGAGTAATGGGCTTAACAAAAGTATACTTTCTCGACATGAAATTATTTTTCCAAATAAAAATGTCTATTACGGGGCGGAGGTTTTATGGCCGGAGCTTCTTTTCACTGCAATTGCTTTAAATGATTTTATTCGCTTACATCAGGAGCTAATCGATTCTTCTGCTTGGAATGGTCAAGTTGCCACAATTCGCAAATTCCAAGCAGCGGTTGCTGACTGCTTAGAGCAGGAGCTTACTGAAGAGCAATACTTAGTATTTTTAAGGATGCTTCATACAAAGAGTCCATTAACTTTCCGTTATGCCACGCAATATGTAGACGTACTAAATTTGGAATACATACAATTGCATACGCAAGCACGTAAAGCGCAATTAGCGTCCTTTGCTCTTCGCTTAATGCTCGAGGATGAGGAATACACCGCTCTAAAATCCAAGCTAATCGAAGTCGCCAGTACGACAAAAAAAGCACTACACGAAATCCCAATCAACGCAAACTACCCTGAAAAAATTTTATGGTAG
- the rluF gene encoding 23S rRNA pseudouridine(2604) synthase RluF — MRINKYLSETGIVSRRGADKWVEEGKVTINGVLATVGSQVETGDIVCVEGKEVKKEEQLVYIVLNKPVGITSTTESHIKGNVVDFINHPLRIFHIGRLDKESEGLLLLTNDGDIVNKILRAENHHEKEYIVQVDKPITDQFIKQMGAGVDILDTTTLPCRVEKISDKVFKIILEQGLNRQIRRMCSALDYSVKRLQRIRIMNIKLGNLKVGQWRDLTDKERTELFKLLNYTAK, encoded by the coding sequence ATGAGAATTAACAAATACTTAAGTGAAACAGGCATCGTATCTCGTCGCGGTGCTGATAAATGGGTCGAAGAAGGTAAAGTAACCATTAATGGTGTTCTTGCTACTGTCGGCAGCCAAGTAGAGACTGGCGATATTGTTTGTGTGGAAGGAAAAGAGGTAAAAAAAGAAGAACAACTCGTTTATATTGTCTTAAACAAACCAGTTGGTATTACAAGTACGACAGAGAGCCATATCAAAGGAAATGTCGTGGATTTTATTAATCATCCTTTGCGCATTTTCCATATCGGACGACTGGATAAAGAATCAGAGGGATTATTATTACTAACAAATGATGGCGATATTGTTAACAAAATTTTACGTGCTGAAAACCATCATGAAAAAGAATATATTGTACAAGTAGATAAGCCTATTACAGATCAATTCATAAAACAAATGGGCGCTGGAGTTGATATTTTAGATACGACGACATTGCCTTGCCGTGTTGAAAAAATCTCAGATAAAGTGTTTAAAATTATTTTAGAACAAGGCTTAAATCGACAAATTCGCCGTATGTGTTCAGCATTAGACTATTCCGTTAAACGATTACAACGCATACGTATTATGAACATTAAGCTTGGAAATTTAAAGGTTGGACAATGGCGCGATTTAACTGATAAGGAGCGAACAGAATTATTCAAATTACTTAATTACACAGCAAAATAA
- the adh gene encoding aldehyde dehydrogenase — translation MVYAFPNTEGSVVQFKEKYDNYIGGEWTPPVKGQYFDNVTPVTGQVFTQAARSSAEDIELALDAAHAAKDAWGQTSATERANILLKIADRIEQNLEKLAVAETWDNGKAVRETLNADIPLAIDHFRYFAGALRAQEGALSQIDNDTVAYHFHEPIGVVGQIIPWNFPILMAVWKLAPALAAGNCVVLKPAEQTPVSIMVLVELIGDLLPPGVLNVVNGFGLEAGKPLASNPRIGKIAFTGETTTGRLIMQYASQNLIPVTLELGGKSPNIFFEDIMDEDDAFLDKAVEGFVLFALNQGEVCTCPSRALIQESIYDKFMERVIQRVEAIQVGNPLDPNTMMGAQASSEQMEKILSYLDIGKQEGAECLIGGEKNNVGEGFENGYYVKPTVFKGHNKMRIFQEEIFGPVVAVTTFKTKEEALEIANDTLYGLGSGIWTRDMNTAYRFGRGIQAGRVWTNCYHAYPAHAAFGGYKMSGIGRETHKMMLSHYQQTKNLLVSYNENKLGFF, via the coding sequence ATGGTTTATGCATTTCCAAACACTGAAGGATCGGTAGTTCAATTCAAAGAGAAATATGATAATTACATTGGTGGAGAATGGACACCCCCAGTGAAAGGTCAATACTTCGATAATGTTACTCCTGTTACTGGACAAGTTTTTACACAAGCAGCACGTTCCTCTGCTGAGGATATCGAACTTGCACTTGATGCAGCACATGCAGCAAAAGATGCATGGGGACAAACATCCGCTACAGAGCGTGCTAACATTTTACTTAAAATTGCGGACCGTATTGAACAAAACTTAGAAAAGTTAGCCGTTGCCGAAACATGGGATAATGGTAAAGCGGTTCGTGAAACATTAAATGCAGATATTCCTCTAGCAATTGATCATTTCCGTTATTTTGCAGGTGCTTTACGTGCACAAGAAGGCGCCCTAAGTCAAATTGATAATGATACAGTTGCTTATCATTTCCATGAGCCAATTGGGGTAGTCGGTCAAATTATTCCTTGGAACTTCCCAATATTAATGGCTGTTTGGAAACTAGCTCCTGCTCTTGCTGCTGGTAACTGTGTTGTATTAAAACCAGCTGAGCAAACACCAGTTTCGATTATGGTGCTAGTGGAGTTAATTGGTGATTTATTGCCACCAGGCGTACTAAATGTTGTGAACGGTTTCGGCTTAGAAGCTGGAAAACCGCTTGCATCTAACCCACGTATCGGCAAAATTGCCTTTACTGGTGAAACTACAACTGGCCGTTTAATTATGCAATATGCGTCACAAAACCTTATTCCAGTTACATTAGAATTGGGCGGAAAGTCTCCGAATATTTTCTTCGAAGATATTATGGATGAAGATGATGCCTTTTTAGATAAAGCAGTAGAAGGCTTTGTATTATTCGCCCTTAACCAAGGTGAGGTATGTACATGCCCTTCACGAGCGTTAATTCAAGAATCCATTTATGATAAGTTCATGGAACGCGTTATACAACGTGTCGAAGCTATTCAAGTTGGAAATCCACTTGATCCTAACACGATGATGGGCGCACAAGCTTCAAGTGAGCAGATGGAGAAAATTCTGTCTTATTTAGATATTGGTAAGCAAGAAGGCGCAGAATGTTTAATTGGTGGCGAGAAAAATAATGTAGGTGAAGGCTTTGAAAATGGCTACTACGTTAAACCAACTGTCTTTAAAGGACATAATAAAATGCGTATATTCCAAGAAGAAATTTTTGGTCCAGTTGTTGCAGTAACAACATTTAAAACAAAAGAAGAGGCATTAGAAATTGCTAACGATACATTATATGGACTAGGCTCTGGTATTTGGACACGTGATATGAATACAGCATATCGCTTCGGTCGTGGTATTCAGGCGGGGCGTGTTTGGACAAACTGCTACCATGCATATCCAGCACATGCAGCGTTCGGCGGCTATAAAATGTCAGGTATTGGCCGTGAGACGCACAAAATGATGTTATCGCATTACCAACAAACGAAAAACTTATTGGTGAGCTATAACGAAAATAAACTTGGTTTCTTCTAA
- a CDS encoding DUF779 domain-containing protein, which translates to MVERVLATEEALALIELLKEKHGPVMFHQSGGCCDGSSPMCYPDGDLLLGDQDVCLGKIGDTPFYMHKNQYDYWKHTQIILDVVDGRGGMFSLEGVEGKRFLTRSRAFSTEELKELGLIK; encoded by the coding sequence GTGGTTGAACGTGTTTTAGCAACGGAAGAAGCGCTGGCACTAATTGAATTGTTGAAGGAAAAGCATGGACCGGTTATGTTTCATCAATCAGGTGGATGCTGCGATGGCTCGTCTCCGATGTGTTATCCTGATGGGGACTTACTATTAGGTGATCAGGATGTATGCTTAGGGAAGATTGGGGACACACCATTTTATATGCACAAAAACCAGTATGATTATTGGAAACATACGCAAATTATTTTAGACGTAGTTGATGGGAGAGGCGGTATGTTCTCTCTTGAAGGCGTAGAAGGTAAACGTTTTTTAACAAGGTCTAGAGCATTTTCTACAGAGGAACTAAAAGAGTTAGGTTTAATTAAATAG
- a CDS encoding DUF4003 family protein, which translates to MDIVIIENQFSQTVEAVSKVAGWTVDRKIILAIASTYVASDKVFDSEKYKDVVEEMKKQTSWMSPLRTSIG; encoded by the coding sequence ATGGATATTGTTATAATTGAAAACCAATTTTCACAAACTGTGGAGGCAGTTTCGAAAGTTGCAGGCTGGACAGTGGATCGGAAAATTATATTAGCTATTGCCAGCACATATGTTGCCTCGGATAAAGTGTTTGATTCGGAAAAATATAAAGATGTTGTAGAAGAAATGAAAAAACAAACTTCGTGGATGTCGCCATTGCGAACATCGATAGGGTAG
- a CDS encoding DUF3969 family protein codes for MNKLLLNTTNNEELEKLLLINVIGLIEALKKDLLTIEETEKVLFNPYTMDLLQSKGISKEILEIIHLGTELEDIVSLMSEKLFESLSEIEYESIAQLEQRKAYKFRNKVIESIN; via the coding sequence ATGAATAAATTATTATTGAATACTACAAATAACGAAGAATTAGAAAAACTACTACTCATAAATGTAATAGGTTTAATTGAGGCTTTAAAAAAAGATTTATTAACAATCGAAGAAACTGAAAAAGTTTTATTTAACCCATATACTATGGATTTATTACAGTCTAAAGGAATTTCAAAAGAAATATTAGAAATTATTCACTTAGGCACTGAATTAGAAGATATAGTGAGTCTAATGTCTGAAAAATTATTTGAAAGTTTAAGCGAAATTGAATATGAAAGTATTGCTCAATTAGAACAAAGAAAAGCATATAAATTTCGAAATAAAGTTATTGAATCAATAAATTGA
- a CDS encoding aldehyde dehydrogenase family protein: MNETKLWINGQWQDAKETYELTSPYNGEVIAKVAKASVSDVEQAIEGAQDAFLSFKKTTAYERAEILYKVVDIMRRRKDELAEILAQEAGKPISAGLPEIERTIATYQFAAEGAKQVKGETVPMDAAPGAGDRIGWTKREPLGVISAITPFNFPFNLVAHKLGPAFAVGNTVVLKPATQTPLSAIVMAEIFKEAGLPDGALQIVTGSGGELSDTLVTHPFVKKVTFTGSGKVGLGIKEKVGLRKVTLELGSNAAVIVEPSTPIDKIIARCVSGAFSFAGQVCISLQRIYVHSSIIDAFTKEFVAQTEKLVVGDPLDKNTDVSAMINPNEVSRIREWIEEAKTQGAVVATGGTFTERTLTPTVMTNVTADMKVVCQETFAPIVSIVSYETLDDAIRLVNESELGLNAGIFTNVLPDALYAADELQAGAVIINDIPTFRVDNMPYGGIKMSGYGREGIKWAIEEMTDMKFITMKKSF, encoded by the coding sequence ATGAACGAAACAAAGCTTTGGATAAATGGACAGTGGCAAGATGCTAAGGAAACTTATGAATTAACGTCACCTTATAACGGTGAGGTAATTGCAAAGGTTGCAAAGGCATCTGTTTCAGATGTTGAACAAGCCATAGAAGGTGCCCAAGATGCATTTCTTTCATTTAAAAAAACAACCGCCTACGAACGTGCCGAAATATTATATAAAGTAGTCGACATTATGCGACGTCGAAAAGACGAATTGGCGGAAATTTTAGCGCAAGAAGCGGGCAAACCTATATCAGCAGGTTTACCTGAAATTGAACGTACAATAGCGACGTATCAGTTTGCAGCCGAAGGAGCTAAGCAGGTGAAAGGTGAAACGGTACCGATGGATGCCGCGCCAGGAGCTGGTGATCGAATTGGCTGGACAAAGCGTGAGCCATTAGGCGTTATTTCTGCAATTACTCCGTTTAATTTTCCTTTTAATTTAGTCGCACATAAATTGGGACCTGCCTTTGCAGTTGGAAATACAGTCGTGTTAAAGCCGGCAACACAAACACCACTTAGTGCAATTGTGATGGCGGAAATATTTAAGGAAGCTGGACTACCAGATGGTGCATTACAAATCGTTACAGGTAGTGGTGGCGAACTAAGTGATACACTCGTAACGCATCCATTCGTGAAAAAGGTGACCTTTACCGGAAGTGGTAAGGTTGGTTTAGGTATTAAAGAAAAAGTAGGTTTGCGGAAAGTAACATTAGAGCTAGGCTCAAATGCAGCAGTTATAGTTGAGCCATCGACACCTATTGATAAAATTATTGCGCGTTGTGTTAGCGGAGCATTTAGCTTTGCTGGACAAGTATGTATTTCTTTACAACGTATTTATGTACATTCCTCAATTATAGATGCGTTTACAAAGGAATTTGTAGCGCAAACAGAAAAACTTGTTGTTGGTGATCCGCTAGACAAAAATACAGATGTCAGTGCAATGATCAACCCAAATGAGGTTAGCCGAATTCGTGAATGGATTGAAGAGGCAAAAACTCAAGGTGCTGTAGTTGCGACGGGTGGAACGTTTACAGAACGTACATTAACGCCAACAGTTATGACAAATGTAACTGCTGATATGAAGGTTGTTTGTCAGGAAACATTCGCACCAATCGTCTCAATTGTTTCATATGAAACATTAGACGACGCAATTCGACTAGTGAATGAGTCGGAACTTGGCTTAAATGCAGGAATTTTTACGAATGTATTACCAGATGCATTGTATGCTGCTGATGAATTGCAAGCAGGTGCTGTTATTATAAATGATATTCCAACATTCCGAGTTGATAATATGCCTTATGGCGGCATAAAAATGAGTGGCTATGGTCGAGAAGGTATTAAATGGGCGATTGAAGAAATGACCGATATGAAGTTTATTACGATGAAAAAATCCTTCTAA